The sequence below is a genomic window from Ipomoea triloba cultivar NCNSP0323 chromosome 10, ASM357664v1.
ctctttatttatttcttattttctttagtattttttttatttttaaatttattttttttgtgtttaatagtacttttaatgtaatttctaaatatataaattttatatattaatactaaacttaatattaagaaaaattaaattaaaaataagttcagtcaagcctcgttaaacgaatcaaacaaccaaaatgggatggaggtggtattaaacacaaaaaattaaattttaaaataagtaaaaaataataataaagaaaataaacaaagaagaaagagttgatttaatcaataaatagtaagtaggacgGATAAAATGAGGCAAAAagaataatttacaaaaatgacaccaTTTACCTCCATTAATCAAAATCTTAATATCTTAGTTTAtccttaaatatttttttcacttatcaactaattgaacaattaattttacaaaacactttaatttcaattagttagcttattagctacTAACTTTTCAAACTTTCAACTTCCACGTAACTTTTCAACTCAGAGCGTCAAACAGAGCCTATATGAGTGAAGGTTTTTTGTGgtactgttggaaaaaaaaatttaaatgaaaaactGCTGGTGCCCAGGCCCCAACTAGTGCGTACCCTGCAGGCGCCCATTGGGAGTGTTAcagagcctttttttttttttgtttttttccctctttttctctccctctctcacaTAGATGGCAATAAAATACCTAACAAAAACTATATGAACTGATGGAGATGCTCTAAGTGGGATTACTTTACCACTGTTTTTATTGCCAAAATATACTTTTATATGAGAGCCTCTTCATGCTTCCAATTATCCAATTATCCAGATATTGCACTTTTTGtatgaaaattgatagaatcaaccaaaaaaaaaaaagtctgtccatgtgaattgaaataaatatctaaattcaaatacaaaatattattcaaaaatctAAATTAAGAATTGAAATCCTTATCATATTAACAGTGCTTAAATATCTACAGGTTGGTTTCATCCAACTAGACCAACAAGCTTTAATTGAACTCTCATTTCTATCTTCATCTCCAATATGTTCAACAATGTTTCTCAAATACAACTATTGGAAGGAACATGAAATACTATTTAAAGAATATGCAATACTTCTAAAGATGATGTAGTAATCTTCAAGCAATATGTAATACACATGAAACTTGTATGATTCTCAGCAAATGCTAGATTACAATGAAGTAAAAGAGTAATACTTTTCGAAAAACATGGAACTTATGGTGAATCCAATGCCAAAAAATAGTAGAGTAATTGATATTATCTTGAGTTGATTGAATTCTATTTAGCATCAAACACTAGGCCTCGGTAATTCTTGTATAGACCATCTAATTATTGTTCAAAGTGTGGATGTCTCTCCATGAAATATAGTATTCACCACGAAATGCAAACACATTCTGAAGGCACTAAGAAACAAATCAAGAAATCAGACATCTCCTAAATACTTTAACCCAACATAAATTGCATGTATTAAAATATGTACTTACCCTACAGAGATTTTCTCTGAACAAAGTTGGCCTAGAATATCGATCacatataaaaataatcaaaagaaaacTTTGACTAAAACGCAAAGCTTTAGTTGGATGGAAAAAGGGCAGATAGTAATTCCATTAAAGTGAATGTGGATGGCAGCGTACAGAGACAATCAGGGAATGTACACATACGTCGGCAAAATTGTTCCTTCTGAGAAATTCAGAAGGCACTTCATGTGGCAATGCCAAAGAATATGCCATTAGTACTAGGTTTAGGGATACATGTGAAGAACAGCATTTGCCAGATCTGGTTACCTTTCAGCATGAAACACACAATTCTTGTATCATGCTGCCCTCCTTGAAAGCAAAGCCAATAGAAAACATAGGGCAGAATCAACTGACGATAATGCAATGATAAACAAAACAACAAGAACGAGTGCAAGACTTGCCGTCTTCAGCTGCAGTAACAAAAGAAACTGCATCAGTTCTGCTTTTACTAAACATAAGATAAAATTGTTCTTGAATTTATGAGAATACAAACTAAAGTTAATTGAGGCGCCTAAAAGATGAAAGGACTgtttaaatattgaatttatcCATCAAAGCAAAAGATGCTACCATTGGACAATAGTATTCAGAGCCTATAATAGCTACATAGTAACACAAGAAATAACATATGTACTTTCTCCCATCTATATTGGCAGTCAGGCCAAGGAATTGTGTGCTTTAGATGGGAACTAGCAGCTCTTTTATTTCAGTCAGAGCATGGGACAAACCCAGTAAGAACACTAATAACCCTGGATGATAATTGAAGATCGTTTGCCTCTACTAAAACGGGGTAAATGATTTCTCTCATTAAAATGTTGAGATTAGACCCTAGTCACCTACTTTCTGTAATAGCAAATTAGCAATGTTCATGGGAAACAGCTAAACAGAAAGATCATAATCGAGcaaaaacaaatacaaaaatcatAAGCCATAAAATATAATGTCATAATATGATGGAAACTGAAACTCTactatacaaaaacaaaaatcacatGAACATCTGAGGACTCCATGGATCTACCCTTCATCCTCTTAATCCACTTCTATGACCACTATCAAAGATGACAGTATCAAAGGACTAGAAATTCACCCCCATAAGAACCCGCATCCTTGCATTTTTGCATCATTTAGGAACAGTTCTTTGAAAAAATGGTCTCTACTAATAGCTCTGATATTCAGAGATAAGAAACTCCATCATTCAATCTTGAAACATGCATCTAGTGGGAATTTTGTATCCATTAGCTTGAAAGTTGTTGCCATGGGTAAACCTAAGGGCCTATGACACAATGGTCAGAAACTTGTTTTGAAGCTCAGTATGTTTTCCATCCTCAAAATTCAACATAATTAGTaatgaaaaacattttccatttttcaacttTTCCAACAATTTTCATTCTCCAAATGGAAAACAAATGTTTGAGAATTGGGAACCAAAAAGAGTGTGCATTTCACAAACACCAGTAAACAATAAGAAGGGTCTGTTCACCCATTTTTTACATTTGGAAATCAACATTGAAGTTGATTTCAAACTTTCTTtacaaagttaaaaaaaatggaaaatttgtttccattttGTAGTTTGGAGAATATTTCAACTTGAACAAAAACTCCATTGTTCCATTTTTGCTTTctatttttctgaaaaaatgaaaatattaccATCTTCTAAACAATGCCTAAAGATCTATACTTCACATCCAAAAATAATAGTAAGATTTAAATTGAAGTTGAGCTTCTCCAAAACACATAACTAGCTGAACAATGAGTTAATAGCTAttttcacacattttattatatattgaaaaatgaaatggcAAGTTTCATTTCCTTTAACATGTTGGTAAGGTGGTAGAAAACTAGAGATAGATACTACTACAATGATTTTGATAAAGGAAAAgcaacatacatttttaataaaataaataaatcataaaaAGCCTTCTCATTAGACAGAAAACCAGTCCTCTCTCTTACATTATTAGTgcatattattatacaaaacaCTTTGCCATTTCACTGGAACTGAAGCAAACCACTATTACATTCTACTTTTGAGGCAGGCTACTTTAAATTTTCAATGAAGCAAAAAGGAAATGATTTGACAAAGTCTTACTCTGATTGAAGAtcagaataattttttaaaaaaaataaaaattgttcaaTGGTGAGAACTAGAAAAAATTGACAATCTATACAAAAGAGTGGAAACCATGTCACCAAACAATATTGGTCTTCACTCTTCAGAAACGAAAGAGAGTTTAAATTTAGAACTAACCGTGCTCTGGATGCTTGGCCATTCTATGTACTTCAGCTGACTTGGCTGTTCAGCCAGAAATGATAGTAAAGTCTTAGTTACCCTGTATATTAAACAACAAATTCATTAGCAAGTGTTTCAATATACCTTACTTCATAATACGGCAGTCAcggaaaaaataaatacaataattacTTTTGTAAAAGCCTGGGAACTGCAATTATGGGACATCAGTTTTACAAAAATTATCAGTCTAACAAATACGTGAAAATTACCACCCTAAATCAGAAGCACACAAGGAGCTACTTTATTTCATAAATTCTAACTTTGTTTCCTTCAAAATTTCCATAGGTATACAAGCAAGAACTGGAAGTCCTGTTTCCATAGGTATGGATGAAAGGCACAATGCCGGTGGAAGCAACAACATAGGTACAGCAAATTTTTGTATTTGCTCTTGTATTTTTCAATGTTGGTTgggtagtgtttttttttttttttttttaagtgaaaaaagcaatacaaatatataacaacaacaacataggTACAAGTGTACAACAAAGATTGCTGCGGACAATGCTGCAGAGGGCAGAGTAGACTGATCAGAAATAGGGATTTCttcgaaaaaaataaaaataaaatatacactttgtatcaaaaagaccaaaatgccattgtatttaacgtcatttaaacATGTTtattaacggaggaccaaaaatgatcatgccacaataatactaggaccaatgGGGGATGTTCTGAAAAGTGGAATGACACCTATAACTCTaatacaaaaaatggaattaactcttcaaaATTACCACCCTAAATCAGAAGCAAACAAGGAGCTCTTCATAAATTCTAACTTTGTTTCCTCAAAATGTTCATAGGTATACAAGCAAGAATTGGAAGTCCTGTTTCTTTGAGTTTGCTTTCTTCCCTAATCTTTTTCCTCTCACCACTTGATTCCAGCTtccaaatgaagaaaaatatttcaagatttaaaatgattttaaaagaaTCCTTAGGAATGGGTCTATAATAATGATACTATAATAATGGATGAAAGAATGTACGGACAAGAGAACCAAGTTGAGCTTGTATGTGTTATAATTTCCAACCTGTATCTTCATATTTGCAAACACAAGTCTCACGTCCACTCTTTTAGTTTtatctattttcatatatgATCCTATTTCTTCTCTGTTCTACAAAACTATGACTGCAGAGGGCATGTGTATGCAAGTAAAGTACCTGAACGGCTCCATTAAGAACCCGAAAAATGGCTTGTTGTCATCATCATCTCTCAAATGCTGATGATTTCTTTGGACATATGAATAGCATTTGATATCATGACTCGCAAAAGATGTATGCTCAATCTTTACACTAGTTATCTACCAAAAGGGAAAAACATCAAAATGCTCATATGGTATGATAAATATGTAGATCTTGTAAGCAGAGAAAACAATAGTTACTTTCTTAGGTGTCAGTTGAACAGAAGAATGCTCTCTGAAACTGAACCTATTGGAGCAATGAATTCGGAATGGCTGTGTGGGAGACTTTATGTCAGTTGTAAGTTGAAAAGTACCTACAGCTCATAGAACATTAGCAAATTAACCGAACTTTCAGCACAACTAATCAAATTGGCAAAAACAAAGTTGACATATATTGAACCTGAAAGGTAGGAGTTCCAGCTAGAAACAGACACCACCATCTCTAATCTATAAAGAAAAACAATAGACGTCAAGTAACTTTTTGCTCATAAATTTAGAAATACAGGAGATTCCATGCTCATTTAGTCCTGAAACATGAAAACTAGTGATCAAACAAGCGAAATGTTGTGCTGATTACAGTTCAGCCATAGGGAACAACAGCACATATACAGTGTCACTAACATTTTGACAGCCATAACTTTCATTGTACCATAAATGTTCCAAATCCACAGCCTTGGCACTGAACCACACAGCTACAGGCTACTGTCTTTATAACAGTCATGGAAACCATTGCTAAATCATGTCATCAACGACAGCAAGTGTGCGGTTGCTAATTATTGGTGCATATGTGACTAGGCCTAAGCGTTCGGTCTGGGcaaaaattctaaatattttaaaattttcggaTTTCCAAACCCCAGTTTAGCTTGAATGATGGGGATACGTTAATTTGGTCTCAAATTTAGCAGGTTGGATTAGGTTAGAATCTGAAAAGTGTATCAACAGTGAGAAAAAATTCATTGAGAATAACTACAAAAGCAAAATTCACAGAACTAATGTACTTAAAAGCCAAAAACATAGTTTTAAAACGGAGCAGAAAATATGTTATGCGTAGGTAAGGAGTTACCTTTGATTTTAGAATGCGTGATGTAGAGATGGGGAGAAATGAAGAGGCTACTACAGGGATGAAAGTGCAGTGGAGAAAAGTGAATGAACTCTATCTCTCCCTCAAATCTCAATGCTTTGCGACGGCGCAAGAGAAGATAAAATTGAGCAGGgcaacaataatattaggactgGAGGTGGAGAAGGGGAAATTTGATGAATGATTCAGAAGTGAGAATGAAACATACACAGAACACTGCAAGTTACGTTGTACTCCGTAATTTAATTGTTAGACTATCCTTATTGGGCAAATCTCTATAGCTTTTTTAGATGAGTCTCACTTTCAcattaaatttacaaattcttcactatttattttgtatttttacaAATCTCTcacacttttaaaaataaatctcacTTTTATACTCCCTCTacttttcttaatttacccttgctttctttattgcttttatttccaaaagtgaaaaattgaGTGGTATAATTGAAAAGCAcattacatttactttaatttcttaaaaagcgtgcaaaaagTAAATAAGACAACCATTTCGGGACGGAAGGAGTATTATATTAGTATACCACCCGTGCGATGAACGgacaaaatatttgaaatattaaaataattctatgttattaaaaactattaatattattaaatttcatatctaATAAGGAAATATGATGTTCATTCATTTAtgaagttttattatttaaaaattatgttgatttgatatgataaaattatgaacatagatatttgtaattaaaatataaattgatatttaaggtggttaattactaaaaataattaactatatttttttttgaaaaaaaaaatatagtttattattttaaaagagttgaatacaaagtatttaaaatttcacCCGTGCGATACACGGTATTAATTCGatcaattatataataatatactctaagAGTATTACGTGATAATATGCAATATTAACTAAATGATATGAATATGTATCGCATGTaaattcattattttctaacaaataataaattcagtATAAAATAGGTAAAAAAGCTACATAATTAAACTTAtgttgtgaatttgtgatgcaCAAATATAACATGCATATTATAAAATTCATgtaatattatgataattttaggacgaaaaatcaataataaattcaaaCTATTCTAACATAATACGGATCGGAGAATTAAATTCtattataaatttcaaatttaaacttttaaaatttgttcaaaaaataatttttgagtactattgactttaaCAGAGTGtagtatttgtttaatatacttttaaaaattgtttaaaataaacACACATTATTACTGATAGGGAATATTATCAAGTTCTACCTCCCGGTATGTCTACGCTCTCGTTTCACGTCAGTTTGATGTCAAACGGTTCGGGTCAAGGTCAAACGGTTCAAGTTAGCTTCTAGACATATATAAAGGGCCTTAGCCCTTCACTATGGAGGACTTTTGGCTTTTTCTCttgactttctctctctctctaaacatGACCAAGGCTCTCTACTTTCTCTCTATTTGACTCAAGAACATCAATAAAGAAGATATTGAGAGCTCATTTATGGATTttacactatactttacataCATTCTTCTACATATTTTGTACATGGAGTATATGGAAGAATTAATCCATATCAaatggcgccgtctgtggggattgcAACGAGAAGCCATGTTCCTGAAAATTCCCATTCCTCTTTACGGTTGTGATCACGCTATCTGCTACTGTTGCCACCAATATTCCCCTCCTCTTCGTAGCAGTAGTGAGTTTTTTCAACCGGATTAACTAATGATCTTAATTGGCGTTGGGTCGAGGCCGTTGCTAGGCCTTCTATGCGTGATTTGGGGCCATTGCTAACAATATCCAGATATGTGTTTGAGCTTGTACTGCTGACTGGAGGTCTGGACGTTTCTGCATGTGTAAGAAAAATACAACTGGGGCTGGGGAGAGAAGCACGGGTGCGGCAGCGGGTAACGGAGTAAGGACCTTCGGCGATGATGGCGGCTGGCGGACCATGCAACATCAAAGATGTAGCCGTCGCCTCCCTTCATCGAAGCTCTGTACCCACAGTTTCTCTACTTCTCTCCCAGGAACAGCAAGACACCCAGCAACCAAGAAGAGAaaaaggtgcccactacgggagcaatgtgcccgtttatggttctctgaccgatctttgtgggagcaaggtgcccactacgggagcaagctTCCCGTTTATGATCCTCGGATCGGTcattgtgggagcaaggtgcccactacgggagtaaggtgcccgtttatagggcgttgggagtaaggtgcccatttACGATCGTTAAGATCGATtacgaccgaaaagtcggaaaaaactacaATCTTTATACCGACGAGGAAGAATTACCCTCATTTACTTtgctttgtaaattgtaaatgaccatgtatatatattagtcgtgtactaagtccggttaggtcgaCATTACCACCACCGGCGCTATAAGCCCGATTAGGTCGGCATGGCCACCATCGGCACTATGAGCCCGAGACCATATCTCGGCATATGCCTTACGTTGTAGGT
It includes:
- the LOC116031898 gene encoding uncharacterized protein LOC116031898 yields the protein MVVSVSSWNSYLSGTFQLTTDIKSPTQPFRIHCSNRFSFREHSSVQLTPKKITSVKIEHTSFASHDIKCYSYVQRNHQHLRDDDDNKPFFGFLMEPFRVTKTLLSFLAEQPSQLKYIEWPSIQSTLKTASLALVLVVLFIIALSSVDSALCFLLALLSRRAA